A genomic stretch from Mya arenaria isolate MELC-2E11 chromosome 10, ASM2691426v1 includes:
- the LOC128206328 gene encoding multiple epidermal growth factor-like domains protein 11, translated as MNRIAVVFIFTLYLNLDIRKSTGAQCPNYCQSCTEVDTDPVCNCGSGKYYLKESCLACNTFGVNCIRCSNESQCDECIPGKWDSRCNKDCELSCKDGKCNLKDGSCTCIQGFYGNNCQIQCSPNCLGNSCMDNGHCNCTPGHYLPTCKANCLSACQECTNDSSCSLCPSGKFGKFCEQECRCNGNGCNMLTGDCIVKICQETCASCDDSEPCNECIGGWFGSKCDYACPGNCYGGCVQSSGVCNACPLGYYGSKCDQACNYCSESGCSLNGDCYSCYPGFYGTFCNLTCPSSCILTCNPADGSCNCPLNCLTCSGSNSCTQCKDRYYGYVCGSLCSPTCKQGLCDMQTGYCVECNSSSYYGDFCNTLCTFTCSTNGCERQTGSCFGCEDENVYGTFCNITCNRKCKDQMCSQENGHCTNGCIPNYYGSTCENVCSENCISSTTESICDSKGKCTSGCMDGFIGDTCTTDDRNQESEETNSGSMIGGSVGGVLGVCAVVALVVVVLVLKKKGITWKESKKTYEDISPRRMQDEPYSALAVSSTTGNEILESEPRSELTIEGEDNRVYYNDERVYYKNVGGNVHKT; from the exons ATGAATCGAATCGCGgtggtttttatttttacattatacCTGAATTTGGATATACGAAAGTCTACTG GTGCCCAGTGTCCTAACTATTGCCAATCGTGTACTGAGGTCGACACAGACCCCGTGTGCAACTGTGGGTCGGGAAAATATTACCTCAAAGAAAGCTGTTTGGCATGCAATACTTTTGGGGTTAACTGTATACGATGTAGCAATGAGTCTCAGTGTGACGAATGCATACCTGGCAAATGGGACTCACGGTGTAACAAAGACTGTGAACTGAGTTGTAAAGATGGAAAATGTAATCTTAAGGACGGATCGTGTACTTGCATTCAAGGATTTTACGGAAATAATTGCCAGATTCAATGTTCACCAAACTGCCTGGGTAACAGTTGTATGGACAATGGCCACTGCAATTGTACACCAGGGCATTATTTACCAACGTGTAAAGCAAATTGTTTGTCTGCTTGTCAAGAATGCACTAACGACAGTTCATGCTCCTTATGCCCGTCCGGAAAATTCGGAAAGTTTTGTGAACAAGAATGCAGATGCAACGGAAATGGCTGCAATATGCTTACTGGTGATTGTATAGTAAAGATTTGTCAAGAAACTTGCGCATCATGTGATGACAGTGAACCCTGCAATGAGTGCATTGGTGGATGGTTTGGATCAAAATGTGACTATGCGTGTCCCGGTAACTGTTACGGAGGATGTGTCCAGTCGTCTGGCGTTTGTAATGCATGTCCACTGGGATATTACGGTTCAAAATGTGACCAGGCATGTAATTATTGTAGTGAAAGTGGTTGTTCACTAAATGGGGATTGTTACAGCTGCTACCCTGGATTCTATggtacattttgtaatttaacaTGTCCTTCGTCGTGCATACTAACTTGCAATCCAGCAGACGGATCATGTAATTGTCCTTTAAATTGTTTAACCTGTTCAGGTAGTAATTCATGCACTCAATGCAAAGACCGTTACTACGGATATGTATGTGGTTCATTGTGTAGCCCTACATGTAAACAGGGACTATGTGACATGCAGACAGGGTATTGTGTGGAATGCAACTCGTCATCGTACTACGGCGACTTTTGCAACACTCTCTGTACATTCACATGTTCAACAAACGGATGCGAAAGGCAAACTGGTAGCTGTTTCGGGTGCGAGGATGAGAACGTGTATGGAACATTTTGTAATATAACATGCAACAGAAAATGCAAGGATCAAATGTGTTCACAAGAAAACGGTCACTGTACAAATGGATGTATACCTAATTATTATGGGTCAACGTGTGAAAATGTATGCTCTGAGAATTGTATCAGTTCCACAACAGAATCAATATGTGACTCAAAAGGAAAGTGCACCAGCGGATGTATGGATGGGTTCATTGGCGATACGTGTACAACGG ACGACCGTAACCAAGAAAGTGAAGAAACTAACTCTGGTTCTATGATCGGTGGATCGGTTGGTGGTGTGCTTGGCGTGTGTGCTGTCGTAGCGCTAGTGGTGGTTGTCCTGGTACTGAAGAAAAAAGGGATCACTTG GAAGGAGAGCAAGAAGACGTATGAGGATATATCTCCAAGAAGAATGCAAGATGAACCCTACTCAGCATTGGCAGTTTCGAGCACGA CGGGGAACGAAATACTCGAGTCGGAGCCAAGGTCTGAGCTGACCATCGAAGGTGAAGACAACAGGGTGTATTACAATGATGAAAGGGTCTACTACAAGAATGTCGGGggaaatgttcataaaacatga